Proteins co-encoded in one Nostoc sp. MS1 genomic window:
- a CDS encoding ATP-dependent RecD-like DNA helicase yields MSTLPTAQQTQAQPHYETITGVVERLTFHSEESGYTVARLTRSRSTDLTSIVGSFANIQPGQTLQLTGFWKDHPQYGPQFNVTNYHETKPATLTGIEKYLGSGLIKGVGPVTARRIVAHFGLETLDIIENQIDRLIEVQGIAKKRIKLIKNAWETQKAIKEVMVFLQTHGVSTTYAVKIYKQYQDKAIATVTANPYQLATDIYGIGFLTADKIARNLGVPSSSEFRYSAGIIHALSEAAEDGHCYLPQPELIEKVIKLLTTDDHQPTEDAIADIIKDMGAREELVREYVRDSYGEKLLLCYKPTFFHTEQNLAQLISRRLRQQVKQDIPRVRAWLDRFMSSRKIELSPQQQKAVEMAAYSPVMVLTGGPGVGKTFTTHTIVSLWKAMGKNIALAAPTGRAAQRLSEMTGLEAKTIHRLLEFDPKTMGFKRDNENPLPFSAIIADEASMLDLFLAHSLVKAVAGGAQLLLVGDIDQLPSVGPGKVLADLITSLQVPVVKLTQVFRQAQQSAIVTAAHQINQGDYPNIEPISDNPQSDCLWHGGGHTPEHGVQAICELVGEYIPRLGFNPATDVQVLSPMSRGLVGTRNLNAVLQQLINPPAPGKVEINRGGMILREGDRVIQQMNDYDREVFNGDLGTIVDIDTEEQEVTVEYGGRAVVYDYADLNEITLAFSISAHKSQGSEYPVVILPLYMQHYVMLSRNLFYTGLTRARKLAIVVGSVKAIVLAVRTTDDQQRYTRLWQRLLQPVG; encoded by the coding sequence ATGTCCACTCTACCCACAGCACAACAAACCCAAGCACAACCCCACTACGAAACCATCACTGGGGTAGTCGAGCGCCTGACGTTCCACTCAGAGGAATCAGGTTACACTGTCGCACGTCTAACTCGCTCCCGCAGTACCGACCTCACCAGCATCGTCGGTAGCTTCGCCAATATTCAGCCGGGGCAAACACTACAACTGACTGGTTTCTGGAAAGACCATCCACAGTACGGCCCACAATTTAATGTCACTAACTACCACGAAACTAAACCCGCTACACTCACTGGAATTGAGAAATATCTTGGCAGTGGACTAATCAAAGGAGTCGGGCCAGTTACAGCAAGACGCATAGTTGCACATTTCGGGTTAGAAACCCTGGATATCATCGAAAACCAAATCGACCGACTCATCGAAGTACAAGGCATTGCCAAAAAGCGGATCAAGCTGATCAAGAATGCCTGGGAGACGCAAAAGGCAATCAAGGAAGTAATGGTGTTTCTGCAAACCCACGGCGTTTCTACAACATACGCCGTAAAAATATATAAACAATACCAAGATAAAGCGATCGCCACCGTCACCGCGAACCCGTACCAGCTTGCGACCGACATCTACGGCATCGGCTTTCTCACCGCCGACAAGATTGCGCGAAATCTCGGCGTACCCTCAAGCTCAGAATTTCGTTACAGCGCCGGAATCATCCACGCATTGAGTGAAGCTGCTGAGGATGGTCATTGTTACTTGCCACAGCCAGAACTAATAGAAAAAGTCATCAAACTACTAACAACAGATGACCATCAGCCAACCGAAGATGCGATCGCTGACATTATCAAAGATATGGGCGCAAGGGAGGAGTTGGTTAGGGAATACGTGAGAGACAGCTACGGCGAGAAGTTATTACTCTGCTACAAACCAACTTTCTTCCACACAGAACAAAACCTTGCACAGTTGATATCTCGGCGGTTACGCCAACAAGTCAAACAAGATATCCCCCGTGTCCGTGCATGGCTAGACCGCTTCATGTCCAGCCGTAAGATTGAGCTATCGCCCCAACAGCAGAAAGCGGTGGAGATGGCGGCTTATTCTCCGGTCATGGTTCTGACTGGTGGCCCTGGCGTTGGGAAAACTTTTACTACCCATACCATAGTCAGTTTGTGGAAAGCGATGGGCAAAAACATTGCCCTAGCTGCACCAACAGGAAGGGCAGCGCAGAGATTATCAGAGATGACCGGGCTTGAGGCAAAGACGATACATCGCTTGCTGGAGTTCGACCCCAAGACTATGGGTTTCAAGCGAGATAACGAAAATCCTCTACCCTTTAGTGCCATTATTGCTGATGAAGCTTCGATGCTCGACCTGTTTCTGGCACATTCCCTGGTGAAAGCTGTGGCTGGTGGAGCGCAACTATTATTAGTCGGTGATATTGACCAACTACCATCTGTTGGCCCTGGTAAAGTGCTGGCAGATTTGATTACTTCGCTGCAAGTGCCAGTAGTCAAGCTAACGCAAGTATTTAGGCAAGCCCAACAAAGTGCGATTGTGACAGCAGCGCACCAAATCAACCAGGGAGATTATCCAAATATAGAACCAATCTCAGATAATCCACAGTCAGATTGTCTCTGGCACGGAGGCGGACACACTCCAGAGCATGGGGTACAGGCTATATGCGAGTTGGTGGGTGAGTATATCCCCCGGCTGGGCTTTAATCCAGCTACGGATGTGCAAGTGCTATCTCCGATGTCGCGGGGGTTGGTGGGTACTCGGAATTTGAATGCTGTTTTGCAGCAGCTGATCAATCCGCCTGCGCCCGGAAAGGTGGAGATTAACCGAGGCGGGATGATTCTGCGGGAGGGCGATCGCGTTATACAACAGATGAATGACTATGACCGCGAGGTTTTTAACGGGGATTTGGGGACTATCGTTGATATTGATACGGAGGAGCAAGAGGTGACGGTTGAGTATGGTGGACGGGCTGTGGTTTATGACTACGCTGACTTGAATGAGATTACTTTAGCCTTCAGTATCTCAGCGCATAAAAGCCAGGGGAGTGAGTACCCTGTGGTGATACTTCCTTTATATATGCAGCACTATGTCATGCTTTCGCGTAATTTGTTTTATACAGGGTTAACAAGAGCGAGGAAATTAGCGATTGTCGTTGGTTCGGTGAAAGCGATCGTTCTAGCTGTGAGAACCACAGATGACCAGCAGCGCTACACAAGGTTGTGGCAGAGGTTGTTACAGCCAGTTGGGTGA
- a CDS encoding BrxA family protein: MIATAYAARTNNAFVLTETVTVAKLMHQGLTQKDIRQRVLVEDLFQIRSQVSRERALQSILKRLHQVPEAYITLVATGNPDIRRLTILFLILREHRLLRELIAEVLLDKLKRYDYVLTLADLRTFFEGKRDQNPTVAAWADSTYKKAASNTVNVLLNAGLLQPTSPRGNYQIRAVPVPSPLRHQLLADGLGHYLTLMLDV; encoded by the coding sequence ATGATCGCTACAGCTTATGCTGCTCGTACTAACAATGCTTTTGTTCTGACTGAAACCGTGACAGTTGCTAAACTGATGCACCAAGGTTTAACCCAGAAGGATATTCGGCAACGGGTATTAGTAGAAGATTTATTTCAAATACGCTCCCAAGTATCTCGTGAGCGTGCGCTACAAAGTATACTTAAGCGCCTTCATCAAGTACCAGAGGCGTACATTACATTAGTAGCCACAGGCAATCCTGATATTCGCCGACTCACTATCCTATTTCTGATTTTGCGAGAACATCGCTTACTGCGTGAACTTATTGCCGAAGTCCTGCTGGACAAGTTGAAACGTTATGATTATGTACTGACACTTGCTGACTTGCGAACCTTCTTTGAAGGGAAGCGAGATCAGAATCCCACTGTAGCTGCATGGGCTGATTCTACCTATAAAAAAGCTGCTAGCAATACTGTAAATGTATTGCTAAATGCGGGTTTGTTGCAGCCAACTTCACCACGAGGGAATTATCAAATTCGTGCTGTTCCAGTACCATCACCCCTTCGCCATCAACTTCTTGCTGATGGGTTAGGTCATTATTTGACTTTAATGCTTGATGTTTAA
- the brxL gene encoding protease Lon-related BREX system protein BrxL: MDDLNQKLNSVYPGKVVRKDLTKRIKEGANVPVYVLEYLLGMYCATDDETTIEEGVVRVKNILAQNYVRPDEAEQVKSKIRELGRFTIIDQVTVTLNERDDIYQGSLTNLGIKGIVIDPEIVKPNPKLLGSGIWCILQLEYEAGTKPSPFIVGSLKPIQMPNVEMEELFAGRPAFTRNEWIDLIIRSTGLEPTNFSEEVKWHLLARIVPLCENNYNCCELGPRSTGKSHIYKEVSPNSILVSGGKTTVANLFYNMSTRRVGLVGLFDVVAFDEVAGISFHDNDGVQIMKDYMASGSFARGKAEISANASMVFVGNVNQSVESLVKTSHLLAPFPEAMIDTAFFDRFHAYIPGWEIPKFSPENFTNEYGFIVDYLAEWLREMRKRSFADAIDSLFRLGNNLKQRDVQAVRKTVSGLLKLLFPDGSFSKEDVREALVYALRVRRRVKEQLKKIGGMEFYDVHFSYIDLETLEEHFVSVPEQGGSSLITQDVLTPGHLHFVSNADSGIISTFKLELQAIPGSGKLVRTGVANTGKIKDSLNIAMNYFKANAQRVSSSIHPGNWDFLLQLIDLQGAGIPEESGLALFVSLCSASLKRSVQTQFAIFGEMTLGGTITPVSNLAGSLQVAFDAGAKRILLPMASAVDLASVPPELFAKFQTSFYADPVDAVFKALAVD, encoded by the coding sequence ATGGACGACCTCAACCAAAAGCTAAACAGCGTTTACCCTGGTAAAGTAGTACGGAAAGACCTAACTAAACGTATCAAAGAAGGTGCTAATGTACCTGTTTATGTACTTGAGTACCTGTTGGGGATGTACTGCGCGACCGATGACGAAACCACTATTGAAGAGGGTGTTGTTCGTGTAAAAAACATCCTAGCTCAGAATTACGTTCGTCCCGATGAAGCAGAACAAGTTAAATCCAAAATTCGGGAATTGGGGCGATTCACTATCATTGACCAAGTAACAGTAACTCTCAATGAAAGGGATGACATTTACCAAGGTAGTTTAACGAACTTGGGTATTAAGGGCATAGTCATTGACCCGGAAATCGTCAAACCCAACCCAAAACTTTTGGGCAGTGGTATATGGTGCATCCTACAACTTGAATACGAAGCAGGTACAAAACCCAGCCCATTCATCGTGGGAAGCCTCAAACCAATCCAAATGCCTAACGTGGAGATGGAAGAACTGTTCGCAGGTCGTCCAGCTTTTACCCGCAATGAATGGATTGATTTAATAATTAGGTCAACAGGACTAGAACCCACTAACTTCAGTGAAGAAGTGAAGTGGCATTTACTAGCGCGTATAGTACCCCTTTGCGAGAATAACTACAACTGCTGTGAACTTGGCCCACGTTCCACAGGTAAATCCCACATTTATAAAGAAGTTTCCCCTAACTCAATTCTTGTTTCCGGTGGTAAAACCACAGTAGCCAACCTTTTCTACAATATGTCTACCCGTCGTGTGGGGCTGGTAGGTTTATTTGATGTGGTTGCCTTTGATGAAGTCGCAGGCATTAGCTTTCATGATAATGATGGTGTGCAAATCATGAAAGACTACATGGCATCAGGTTCCTTTGCACGAGGTAAGGCTGAGATTAGTGCCAATGCTTCTATGGTCTTTGTGGGCAACGTTAATCAAAGCGTGGAATCTTTGGTGAAAACCTCTCACTTACTTGCACCTTTCCCCGAAGCCATGATTGACACTGCCTTTTTCGACCGCTTTCATGCTTATATTCCTGGTTGGGAAATTCCCAAGTTTAGCCCAGAAAATTTTACCAACGAGTACGGTTTTATCGTTGATTATTTAGCTGAGTGGCTGCGGGAAATGCGGAAACGCAGTTTTGCTGATGCAATCGACTCCTTGTTTCGATTGGGCAATAACCTCAAGCAACGAGATGTGCAAGCTGTCCGCAAAACTGTATCTGGTCTACTAAAGCTGCTTTTTCCAGATGGTTCATTTAGTAAAGAAGATGTACGTGAAGCCCTAGTCTATGCACTACGGGTGCGACGACGGGTCAAGGAACAGCTCAAAAAAATTGGCGGTATGGAATTTTACGATGTACATTTCAGCTACATCGACCTAGAAACTTTAGAAGAGCATTTTGTTTCAGTCCCAGAACAAGGCGGGTCAAGCTTGATTACTCAAGATGTGCTAACTCCTGGTCACTTACACTTTGTCAGTAATGCAGATAGTGGCATAATTAGCACATTTAAACTTGAACTACAAGCAATACCCGGTAGTGGAAAGTTAGTACGTACTGGCGTAGCAAATACTGGCAAGATAAAAGATAGTCTAAATATTGCCATGAATTACTTCAAAGCTAACGCTCAACGAGTTAGTAGTAGTATTCACCCTGGCAATTGGGACTTTTTACTACAGTTAATTGATTTACAAGGGGCTGGGATACCAGAAGAAAGTGGATTAGCATTATTCGTTTCTTTATGCTCTGCGTCCCTGAAACGGAGTGTCCAGACACAATTTGCTATATTTGGTGAAATGACTTTAGGCGGTACAATTACTCCAGTAAGCAACTTAGCGGGTAGCTTACAAGTAGCCTTTGATGCTGGAGCAAAACGCATACTTTTACCAATGGCCAGCGCTGTGGATTTAGCCAGTGTTCCACCAGAGCTATTTGCTAAATTCCAAACATCTTTTTACGCTGACCCAGTAGACGCAGTATTTAAAGCCCTAGCCGTCGATTAA
- the pglZ gene encoding BREX-1 system phosphatase PglZ type A produces the protein MNTTRIQNTLETLFQDSARWLHPGRRIVFWYDPDQQFTSSFNELQLEGVKKLELADTPFTVKYHLLVEQPTQDFLLYAPFPEPAPQENWLLDIQKSGLTFSADPAALIYADLGLRQRRLEVVIRENIKFFKSRKRTEALQAMGISPDSDERGLLLAMLSVLASLKVPDAGTLIRRVLLGGLLESDNALWSDIERFVSPEAFWEVVQEHTDFPKQNPSLNKLFVQLLITHFAQSLHGAIPSALLNQVITPKQRAYSFIDQWMRDQQDSPGWKTLSNEVAEQLHIFDALDNLEPEVLFEAASFEVVDQVLIRACVKTLRAQMWQPTVEFTHWRTWLKARHTLIWFPKYEKIYQALEAAIALLEFKQQYIAGFRQPAPSLFKAYASNLHSFDKAYRHFIVQSDDAQGDILKALIDDVENLYTQWFLDEIGEAWSDTLGKTWELQGIPSQTRFFGRHVFPILERSDREKAFVIISDALRYEVASELQEVIEKEMRGEATLEAQLGVLPSVTRLGMAALLPGSKLELIPGDDDVCLDGLSTKGTLARQKVLTENSHVDATVINAKDLLAMTTDEGRIAVQPYRLIYIYHNVIDATGDKPANERQVLSACSTAINELLRLVKRICNSINGTNVIITADHGFLYQRRPIQEADKRPLPNDETILESKRRYLLAREQINDPTLLHFSLPYIENKMIAIVPRGSLRFAVQGAGAQFVHGGASLQEVCVPVLTYHHQRAVKGDEGPARKVGVQVSARVRRVTNNRFSLTLVQTEAVEGRWRSRQVTVALYDPQTYTPITDVRGANLSSTSRHPSEREISLRLTVAIASPPSNAYLIVKDADDESELLRENWAVSLGIANDFGDF, from the coding sequence ATGAACACTACTCGTATCCAAAACACGTTAGAAACCCTCTTCCAAGATTCTGCCCGTTGGTTACACCCAGGACGGCGGATTGTATTTTGGTACGACCCTGACCAACAATTTACCAGCAGCTTCAATGAACTCCAACTCGAAGGTGTAAAAAAGCTTGAACTTGCTGATACTCCCTTCACAGTAAAATATCACCTGCTAGTTGAGCAACCCACACAAGATTTTCTCCTGTACGCTCCCTTTCCTGAACCTGCACCTCAAGAAAACTGGCTTCTAGATATTCAAAAAAGCGGCTTAACCTTCTCCGCCGACCCCGCCGCCCTGATTTATGCTGATTTAGGGTTGCGACAACGGCGACTAGAGGTAGTCATCAGAGAAAACATAAAATTCTTTAAAAGTCGCAAGCGAACAGAAGCCCTGCAAGCAATGGGTATTTCTCCCGACAGCGACGAAAGAGGATTACTCCTGGCTATGCTTTCCGTTCTCGCAAGCTTAAAAGTACCCGATGCAGGTACACTCATTCGGCGGGTGTTGCTGGGAGGTTTATTAGAGTCAGATAATGCTCTCTGGTCTGATATTGAGCGTTTTGTATCTCCAGAAGCTTTCTGGGAGGTAGTTCAAGAACACACTGACTTTCCCAAGCAAAACCCCAGCTTAAATAAATTATTTGTGCAGTTACTCATAACTCATTTTGCTCAATCACTGCATGGTGCTATCCCATCTGCGCTACTAAACCAAGTCATCACTCCTAAACAACGAGCTTACTCCTTCATCGACCAGTGGATGCGTGACCAGCAAGATTCCCCAGGCTGGAAAACCCTTAGCAATGAAGTAGCAGAACAATTACATATATTTGATGCTTTAGACAATTTAGAGCCAGAAGTTTTATTTGAAGCAGCCAGTTTCGAGGTTGTAGACCAAGTATTAATTCGTGCTTGCGTTAAAACGCTCAGGGCGCAAATGTGGCAACCAACAGTGGAATTTACCCACTGGCGAACTTGGTTAAAAGCTCGCCACACCCTGATTTGGTTTCCAAAATATGAAAAAATTTATCAAGCGTTGGAAGCTGCGATCGCACTCTTAGAATTTAAGCAGCAATACATAGCAGGATTCCGCCAGCCAGCCCCGTCATTATTTAAAGCTTACGCCAGCAATCTACACTCCTTTGACAAAGCTTACCGCCACTTTATTGTGCAGAGCGATGATGCTCAAGGCGACATCCTCAAAGCCTTAATTGATGACGTTGAAAATTTATATACTCAATGGTTTTTAGATGAAATAGGGGAAGCTTGGTCAGATACCCTTGGTAAAACTTGGGAGTTGCAAGGCATTCCATCTCAAACTAGATTCTTTGGCAGGCACGTTTTCCCAATTTTAGAACGGAGCGATCGCGAAAAAGCTTTTGTAATTATCTCCGATGCCTTACGCTACGAAGTTGCCAGCGAACTCCAAGAAGTAATTGAGAAAGAAATGCGGGGTGAAGCGACTTTAGAGGCGCAATTAGGAGTTTTACCCAGTGTGACGCGGTTGGGGATGGCAGCGCTGCTTCCTGGCTCAAAATTAGAATTAATCCCAGGTGATGATGATGTCTGCCTTGATGGACTTAGTACCAAGGGTACGCTGGCAAGGCAAAAGGTATTAACCGAAAATAGCCATGTTGATGCTACGGTAATTAATGCCAAAGACCTCTTAGCAATGACTACAGACGAAGGGAGGATAGCAGTGCAACCCTATCGCCTGATTTATATTTATCACAATGTCATTGATGCGACGGGTGATAAACCCGCTAACGAACGCCAAGTATTATCAGCTTGCAGTACAGCAATTAATGAACTGCTACGGCTGGTAAAAAGAATCTGCAATTCTATCAACGGTACAAACGTTATTATCACTGCTGACCACGGTTTCTTGTATCAACGTCGCCCAATTCAAGAAGCAGACAAACGACCCCTACCAAATGATGAAACTATTTTGGAAAGCAAACGCCGCTATTTACTGGCACGAGAACAGATAAATGACCCAACCTTGCTACACTTCAGCTTGCCCTACATAGAAAATAAGATGATTGCCATTGTACCCCGTGGCAGTTTACGCTTTGCCGTTCAGGGAGCAGGAGCGCAGTTTGTCCACGGTGGCGCATCCCTTCAGGAAGTGTGTGTACCTGTCCTGACCTATCATCACCAACGGGCAGTAAAAGGTGACGAAGGCCCTGCCCGGAAAGTAGGTGTACAGGTCAGTGCAAGAGTCCGCAGAGTAACGAATAATCGTTTTAGCTTGACATTAGTACAAACTGAAGCAGTTGAGGGAAGATGGCGATCGCGTCAAGTTACAGTCGCCTTGTACGATCCCCAAACATATACACCCATAACAGACGTAAGAGGAGCAAACTTAAGTAGCACTAGCCGACATCCCAGCGAGAGAGAAATTAGCTTGAGGTTGACAGTGGCTATCGCTAGTCCTCCTAGTAATGCCTATTTAATAGTCAAGGATGCCGATGACGAAAGTGAATTGCTACGAGAAAATTGGGCAGTTAGTTTAGGAATCGCTAATGACTTTGGAGATTTCTAA
- a CDS encoding clan AA aspartic protease — protein sequence MRHGIVVGLQARISVVLRSSEGSEIEVECVVDTGFEGFLTLPPTVVADLGLIYIASIRANLADNSHILTNVHQVTIIWNSLEREIPVLAMGRRPLIGTALLEDYHLSIDFCEGGTVLIDEIL from the coding sequence GTGAGACACGGAATAGTTGTTGGTCTTCAGGCACGTATAAGTGTTGTTCTTCGTTCTAGTGAAGGTTCAGAAATAGAAGTTGAGTGTGTAGTTGATACAGGATTTGAGGGCTTCTTAACTTTGCCACCGACTGTAGTTGCTGACCTTGGTTTAATCTATATTGCTTCAATTAGAGCGAATCTTGCTGATAATTCTCATATTTTAACGAATGTTCATCAAGTTACGATTATATGGAATAGCCTAGAACGCGAAATTCCAGTTTTAGCAATGGGTCGTCGTCCACTGATTGGTACTGCACTTCTCGAAGATTATCACCTCAGCATAGACTTTTGTGAGGGAGGTACAGTGTTGATAGATGAGATTTTGTAG
- the pglX gene encoding BREX-1 system adenine-specific DNA-methyltransferase PglX — MLCYILINFLHDLLNPADFAKIPGSAIAYWTSQKILNIFEKSTPLGKITHPVVGLQTGNNDQFLRLWFEIKIQKIGFGIENRDNANKSDFKWFPYHKGGEYRKWYGNLEFVVNWEKDGLEIRSFGTNGGGKQRSRPQNTDKYFKSGITWSFISSSYFGVRCSGKGFIFDVGGSSVFPSEDISNSFTGFLCSNVAFEFMKIMNPTLNFQVGNVASLPVIEAVKKPINYDLTEEAINISRQDWDNFETSWDFQTHPLLRHNIKHLSEAFTIWQSKSETAFRELQRLEEENNRYWIKAYGLQDELTPEVPDEQITIRRADLNRDIRSLISYTVGCIMGRYSLDKPGLIHAGQTFDPSLHQTFPASSDAIIPITDQAYFDNDIVTRFIEFLRVAYSPDTLTENLNFIANALTLKNGETTQERIRRYFLQEFISDHIQTYKKRPIYWLFTSGKKRAFGALVYLHRYNEDTLARIRTDYVLELQVKLDGEITRAQQQLDNATSSTAKKAATNRLKDLQAQQLELRDYQAKLQTQADARIKLDLDDGVAYNYTRFKDLVYEGTDLKMADLEKASQWKRELLK; from the coding sequence ATTCTTTGTTACATACTTATAAATTTTCTCCACGACTTACTTAACCCTGCTGATTTTGCAAAGATTCCGGGGAGTGCGATCGCTTATTGGACGAGTCAAAAAATATTAAATATTTTTGAAAAATCTACACCTCTTGGAAAAATTACTCATCCAGTAGTGGGACTTCAAACGGGTAATAATGATCAGTTTTTACGTTTATGGTTTGAAATAAAAATACAGAAAATTGGATTTGGAATAGAAAATAGGGACAATGCAAATAAATCAGATTTTAAGTGGTTTCCTTATCACAAAGGTGGGGAATATAGGAAATGGTATGGCAATCTAGAGTTTGTAGTGAATTGGGAAAAAGATGGTTTAGAAATTCGTAGTTTTGGAACTAATGGTGGCGGTAAACAACGCTCACGTCCACAAAATACTGATAAATATTTTAAATCGGGTATTACTTGGTCTTTCATTAGTTCTTCATATTTCGGAGTTAGGTGTTCAGGTAAAGGATTTATTTTTGATGTCGGTGGCTCATCTGTATTTCCTAGTGAAGATATTAGTAATTCATTTACAGGATTTCTATGTAGCAATGTTGCATTTGAGTTTATGAAAATCATGAATCCCACACTAAACTTTCAAGTAGGCAATGTTGCTAGTTTACCTGTCATTGAAGCTGTTAAAAAACCTATTAATTATGATTTAACAGAAGAAGCTATTAACATAAGTCGTCAAGACTGGGACAACTTTGAAACTTCCTGGGACTTCCAAACCCACCCCCTATTACGCCACAATATCAAACACCTCAGCGAAGCCTTCACCATCTGGCAAAGCAAATCAGAAACCGCCTTCCGCGAACTCCAACGCCTAGAAGAAGAAAACAACCGCTACTGGATAAAAGCATACGGCTTACAAGACGAACTCACCCCAGAAGTACCCGACGAGCAAATCACCATCCGCCGCGCCGACTTAAACAGAGATATCCGTTCCCTCATCTCCTACACCGTCGGCTGTATCATGGGACGCTATAGCCTAGACAAACCCGGACTCATCCACGCGGGACAAACATTTGACCCATCCCTACACCAAACATTCCCCGCCAGCAGTGATGCAATAATTCCCATCACAGACCAAGCTTACTTCGATAACGACATCGTTACCCGCTTCATAGAATTTCTGCGTGTCGCCTACAGCCCTGACACCCTCACCGAAAACCTCAACTTCATCGCCAACGCCCTCACCCTCAAAAACGGCGAAACCACCCAAGAACGTATCCGCCGTTATTTCCTGCAAGAATTTATTTCCGACCACATCCAAACTTATAAAAAACGCCCTATTTACTGGCTGTTTACCAGTGGCAAAAAACGAGCTTTTGGCGCATTAGTCTACCTACACCGTTACAACGAAGACACTCTCGCCCGTATCCGCACCGATTACGTTTTAGAATTGCAAGTCAAACTAGACGGTGAAATTACCCGCGCACAACAACAGCTAGACAACGCCACTTCCAGCACCGCCAAAAAAGCAGCCACAAACCGCCTCAAAGACCTGCAAGCCCAACAGTTAGAACTACGAGATTATCAAGCCAAACTGCAAACCCAAGCCGATGCGCGAATCAAACTTGACCTTGATGATGGCGTAGCGTACAACTATACCCGCTTTAAGGACTTGGTATATGAAGGTACAGATTTGAAAATGGCTGATTTAGAGAAAGCATCGCAGTGGAAAAGGGAACTGTTGAAGTGA
- a CDS encoding IS630 family transposase (programmed frameshift), with the protein MGSRLRVFLTPKQDKILFNLRTADVPQKVKDRAEVIRLSAHGWYVEKIADHFDWTAQTVREVLHRWEKQGLEGLWEKAGRGGKSRWAEADMAFLEKCLEQEPRTYNSVQLAQKLEQERSVKLSPDWLRQVLKKKGVIWKRTRKSHKGKQDKVLQQIKQADLEMLELSAAAGEIDLKYMDESGFCAWSEPSYSYYFRGQQKRLEQSKRRGRRLSIIGFLQPLISFVYGLVIGGVSRKSYIQMMELEALEAQKAGRIRVIVQDNALIHRCKEVQQLWTKWEEMGLYIFFLPKYCSEMNPIELEWQHLKKK; encoded by the exons ATGGGCAGCCGTTTAAGGGTATTTCTGACTCCTAAGCAAGATAAAATTTTGTTCAACCTGAGAACGGCAGATGTACCCCAGAAAGTGAAAGACCGAGCCGAAGTGATCAGATTAAGCGCACATGGTTGGTACGTAGAGAAGATAGCAGATCACTTTGACTGGACTGCCCAAACAGTAAGAGAAGTTTTGCATAGATGGGAAAAACAAGGTCTAGAAGGACTGTGGGAGAAAGCAGGGCGGGGAGGAAAATCAAGGTGGGCAGAAGCTGACATGGCGTTCTTAGAAAAATGCTTGGAGCAAGAACCACGTACATATAATAGTGTTCAATTAGCCCAAAAATTAGAGCAAGAACGCTCCGTGAAATTGAGTCCTGACTGGTTAAGGCAGGTACTCAAAAAAAAGGGGGTCATTTGGAAGCGAACTAGAAAAAGCCACAAAGGAAAGCAAGACAAAGTATTGCAGCAAATCAAACAGGCAGACTTAGAGATGTTGGAATTATCTGCTGCTGCTGGAGAAATCGATTTAAAGTATATGGATGAATCAGGGTTTTGTGCCTGGAGTGAACCCAGTTACAGTTACTACTTCCGAGGTCAGCAAAAACGCCTGGAGCAGAGTAAGCGTCGGGGTCGAAGGTTAAGTATTATTGGGTTTCTTCAACCCCTAATTAGTTTTGTGTACGGTCTAGTGATTGGTGGCGTTTCACGCAAATCCTATATTCAAATGATGGAGCTTGAAGCACTTGAAGCCCAAAAAGCAGGTCGTATCAGAGTCATCGTTCAGGACAACGCCT TGATACATCGGTGCAAAGAAGTTCAGCAATTATGGACAAAGTGGGAAGAGATGGGTTTGTACATCTTCTTTTTACCTAAATATTGCTCAGAGATGAATCCAATTGAATTGGAGTGGCAACACCTGAAAAAAAAATGA